One genomic region from Chloroherpetonaceae bacterium encodes:
- the recF gene encoding DNA replication and repair protein RecF (All proteins in this family for which functions are known are DNA-binding proteins that assist the filamentation of RecA onto DNA for the initiation of recombination or recombinational repair.), translating to MKLRKIQLHSFRKHNHLSLELDTTQNNVNIIYGDNGSGKTNILEAIHIACLSKNFLSLSDSDCVTFGDSFYEISADFESNHNIQTTGRVYYSETEGKHIFLGKSELEHFSKLIGEYPCISLSPDDMQLAKGTPQERRRFLDSTISQTNRLYLSHLQNYKRSLTQRNKILNDLKIKHTTELHSLLDVWTENLCQSGASIMKERILFTREFSIQLQNAYHSFHTFTEQPTLVYDSDIALPDTPEEKLLFEHLWLRYGEVMSDEVRRGVTLFGPHRDDLSFRINDFSIRKFASQGQQKTFVICLKLAQRSYIESRIGEQPIFLLDDVFSELDQGRCEELISLLQPLGQSIITTTEPRGFKNTNEISILSISNQNDKEGKPSL from the coding sequence TTGAAACTTCGCAAGATTCAACTTCATTCATTTCGCAAGCACAATCATCTATCGCTTGAGTTAGACACGACCCAAAATAATGTCAATATTATTTACGGAGACAATGGGAGTGGTAAAACCAATATTTTAGAAGCGATTCATATTGCATGCTTGAGTAAAAATTTCTTATCCCTAAGTGATTCAGATTGCGTCACTTTTGGCGATTCATTCTATGAAATTTCAGCAGATTTCGAGTCTAACCACAATATCCAAACTACCGGCCGAGTTTATTATTCTGAAACCGAAGGAAAACATATTTTTTTAGGCAAGTCAGAATTAGAACATTTTTCTAAACTGATTGGGGAGTACCCTTGTATTTCGCTTTCTCCTGATGACATGCAACTTGCGAAAGGTACACCGCAAGAGCGTAGGCGATTTCTTGATTCCACAATTTCACAAACCAACCGCCTTTATCTTTCTCATCTTCAAAATTATAAGCGTTCACTTACTCAGCGCAATAAAATTCTCAATGATTTGAAAATCAAACACACGACTGAGTTGCACTCATTACTCGATGTTTGGACTGAAAACCTTTGTCAAAGCGGGGCCTCAATTATGAAGGAAAGAATACTTTTTACTCGTGAGTTTTCAATTCAATTACAAAATGCTTACCATTCATTTCATACTTTTACTGAGCAACCAACTTTGGTCTATGATTCTGACATCGCGTTACCCGATACCCCAGAAGAAAAATTGCTATTTGAACATTTATGGCTTCGTTACGGAGAAGTTATGAGCGATGAAGTTCGACGTGGCGTAACATTATTCGGACCACATCGCGACGACCTTTCTTTTCGAATTAACGACTTTAGTATTCGAAAATTTGCTTCTCAAGGCCAACAAAAAACTTTTGTGATTTGCCTTAAACTCGCTCAACGCTCTTACATCGAATCCAGAATTGGAGAGCAGCCGATTTTTCTTTTGGATGATGTGTTTAGCGAACTCGATCAAGGAAGATGTGAAGAACTTATTTCGTTACTTCAACCATTAGGTCAATCCATCATCACGACGACTGAACCAAGAGGGTTTAAGAACACCAATGAAATATCTATTCTTTCAATTTCGAATCAAAACGACAAAGAAGGTAAACCCAGTTTGTAA